CGCCCTGAAGCCAGAACGTGCCTCTTACAACAATATTCTGATGCATTTCGCCGGAGATAATATTTTCGGCATTCACAAAAACATCTATGATGTTATAAATCTGCCTGTCGGTATTTTCAAACATCCTGAGTGTTAAAATATAGGCGGTATTGTTTTTTGATATCGAAACCTCCTTCATTTTTACTACCCGCGCAGTAAAGTTGTACATGCTCAGCCTTTCGGTGCCTTTAAGGTCCGGAACCTTGGCAGCCTCGGTATCTATATTAAGCGATCTGAGATGCTCCTGGGGGTTAAACTCACGGATCTCGCCGGCAAAGGCCGAGATGCGAACATTAATTTCGGTGTCGTTGAGGTATCGCTGCCTGTTAACTGCATAATCGGTTGCAAAAAAGCTTAATTCGGTATTATCTCTTCTTGTTGCTTTGATTTCGGCTTCGGTGTTAATAGCTGTGTCACCTTCCCATTCTATTACCTCGTTTGTGGTAAGTGGCATTAACGATTTGGTTGCCAGGTATGGGAAAGAATTTACAATCTGATCATTCACTTTAATCGTCCTAAACCGGGCAGCACTGAATCGCCCGCCAAAACCACCGAATGACATTTGAAAAATCTGCGCACGATCACTAACCCTTACCGGTGGTAAAAACGACGAGTAAGAAGCCATATACGAAATTAATTCATAGGCTGATTCATCCTCGTATGTCGCCTTCCCCATAAGCATCCTGAAAAAATCTGCATATTGCTCTCCGGGTTTGGAGTATTTACGTACCGGATAGGTAACCAAATCATCAATATGCTGCAATACTGCTACAGGTTCCATCCCGGTTGCATCGTCTGTGTCCTGTTCCCGGGCATACCAGGCTTTGGCAACTTTTTGTGCAATATCAACTACCTCGTCGGCCTCTTTATCCTCTACATTTAGTCGTGAAAGCAGTGCTCTAACCCCGGTTGGGCTCATTTCAGACACTACAAATGCTTTAATGGCCACCAAAATATAATCAGGCTCCGGCGGCTGCGGCATTGGCGTAGCCGGGCCTGTATACCGGTACGTATCTCCTGATCCCGAACTACTTGAACTTATTTTTACAATATAAATAACCAGCCTCAACAGCACCAATAAAATCCCAATACCACCCATATTTTATATTTTTTGCCTGGCTTTAATTTCCAGGTACCTGTTTATCGTATTTACTGTTAAATTTTGCGGCGTACTTAAAATAGATTGGATGCCATGCGCGGCCAGTTCTTTTACCATTAGCTTTTTATCGTACGCAAACTTTTCGGCAATGGTTTTTATGTAGATGCCTTCAACATCAGTGGCCGGCTCTTCACTTAGTGTTTTAAGCTCGGTGTTTTCAAAAAACACCACCAGCAACAGGTGAAACCTTGCAATCCGTTTTAAAAACGGCAGTTGCCGCTGTAAGGCCGGCATACTTTCGTAATTGGTAAAAAACACCACCAGGCTGCGCTGTTTTATTACCCGGCGTACGGTAGTATAAAGCGCCTCCATATTGGTTTCCAGGTACCGGGTTTTTTCTTTGTATAAAACCTCCAGTATTTTATTAAGCTGGGTGTATTTGCTATCAGCAGGTACAACCGCGCCAATTTTTTCAGATACGGTGATCAACCCTGCCTTATCCTCTTTCAGCAGCGCAACATTTGATAAAACCAGGCTGGCATTGATGGCATAATCCAGCAGGCTTAAACCCTCAAAAGGCATTTTCATAGCGCGCGATTTATCGATGATGCAATAAACATGTTGCGATTTTTCGTCGGTGTACGAGTTTACCATTAAATCGCCGCGGCGGGCTGTGGCTTTCCAGTTAATGGTGCGGTAATCATCGCCGGCCACGTAGTTTTTTACCTGCTCAAACTCCAGGCTGTGGCCAATCCTTCTTATTTTTTTTATGCCGATATCGGTTAAGCGGTTGGAGATGGCCATCAGCTCATACTTACGCATTTGTAAAAAAGATGGATAAACGGGCAGCACTTCGGCCTGATTAAAATTATACCTGCGCGAAATCAGCCCCAGCGGCGATTTTACAAACACCCTGATATCGCCAAACTCATACTCGCCGCGGCGGGTAGGCCTTAACGTGTAACTAATCTGCTTGCGTTCGCGAGGTTTTAAAACCGTTTTAAACCAGATATCCCGTTGTTGAAACTGAAAAGGAATTTCATCAATAATACCCACGCTGATATTAAAGGGGTACCTATTTTCGATATAAATGCCCAGTTCATTATCATCGCTGTTGCTTAACCGCTCCGGAGCCATCCGCCGGGCAAAAACACCTTCGCGGTTTCGGTAAAGC
The sequence above is a segment of the Mucilaginibacter celer genome. Coding sequences within it:
- a CDS encoding DUF58 domain-containing protein, yielding MKKLFGLFYKDLFLGNRLFACLAGSVVLFLLGFFFPWMGEIPVLVFWLLMIVIFIDLLMLYRNREGVFARRMAPERLSNSDDNELGIYIENRYPFNISVGIIDEIPFQFQQRDIWFKTVLKPRERKQISYTLRPTRRGEYEFGDIRVFVKSPLGLISRRYNFNQAEVLPVYPSFLQMRKYELMAISNRLTDIGIKKIRRIGHSLEFEQVKNYVAGDDYRTINWKATARRGDLMVNSYTDEKSQHVYCIIDKSRAMKMPFEGLSLLDYAINASLVLSNVALLKEDKAGLITVSEKIGAVVPADSKYTQLNKILEVLYKEKTRYLETNMEALYTTVRRVIKQRSLVVFFTNYESMPALQRQLPFLKRIARFHLLLVVFFENTELKTLSEEPATDVEGIYIKTIAEKFAYDKKLMVKELAAHGIQSILSTPQNLTVNTINRYLEIKARQKI